Genomic window (Nymphaea colorata isolate Beijing-Zhang1983 chromosome 1, ASM883128v2, whole genome shotgun sequence):
ACCTTAAAGAGATGAATTTCGATCTCCCAAGTGCCACGCATATGAAGAAATTCTCGATCTTAAAAGTATTCTTGCCGATGGTGACATCCGAACCATTTTTGAGGAAGCGGCACTAACTTTTTTGTTAAATCACAACATGCGCGTCACCTCTCATgaaatatatatgattttttttagttgtttgtGTTTGTCCTTGTaaggactttttttttctcttccgtTATCTCCgtcttctttgttttcaataggagcaattttttttcttggcagACGAAAATAGTGAAAGACCATACGaacaatttctttattttgggttttggcttcACGGTCAGTTATAATGCTATAATAAGAACTAAGGCTTTCATTCCAACGAAAAGTCAGCTTTCTTGAGGAAGCAACTCGACCgcttgatctgaatctgatcggaCCAACACTAATAACCATCTTCCTTTAACACGTAGTAAACGCCAACTCTTTCCGATGGCCATGGAAATCCATCAACGATGCTGCTGACTCTGTTCAGTAGCCGATTACCCGCAGGCGTAATCACCATCCTCCATTCTGATCACGTTGATAGAGTGAAAAGAGAGAATGAGTTGCATGCACGCAATCAATATAaaccaaaagaagaacaagggtattttggtcattatgttaaaatgttgtttttaatctttttatcaactgatgtcaataaaaaataaatatcaactTGTTATCGGCCAATTgtattcattttatatatatatatatatatatatatatatatatatatatatcattgatTACTCCCTCCAAACCGCTGTCGCTCAGAAGTTCTTTAGTTGTTGGTGATGCTCATGGTTTAATTAAAGCTTATAAATCATTGATtacttgataaatttttaacgaataaacttttaacatttattttttgaactaTGCATTgaacttttaaattttcaaaattttaaactttttcaatTCGAAAACAATTCAATTTGATCgatcttttgaattttttgaaaattcttggTTGAAAACCAGCTAGCGGTTCCCATAACGTTAAAAATATTAGCTGATATACTTTCTTCTGACACAGATGCTCCAGGTGAATCTTGGAGGGCAAGGGAATGAGAAGGGCTTCGAGTTTTGAATCCATTTTGTCAAATCTGGTTAAGAAATGAACTAAATCCTATTaccaatcagattcagattgatTGGCAATTTTATAGTTAGATCCAAATTTCACTGCCAATCGGACTGAGACAAGATAAAAGCCCAATCTAATCACATATAGACTTTTGGGTTTATGTTAATTGGTCAAAacttaattgaaaaagaaaaaaagatctgaattttggttttaaGTTCAATTTCGTAGAATTTTGCTTCAAGTAGATTCAATATAGACTGAATCTGACCTTTTTCATCGCCTTTCATATTCGCCCTGTATGTCCAAAAtgtaatttcctttttcttatggAATGATGcaatcttccttcttttctttcctaaATATTTTCGACAAAACGACTATCAAcggatcatattcaaattatatatactcttaaccatatctactttttagatattcacatctttgaattcgaatatgaatgaagaaagatCATATtcggatctgaaatccaatttcacaaacCACatatgatccaaatctgatgtttacaaatctgaattttgaactgatcCCGACCGATTCTCAAAATGTAAggatatgatatttgtttaaaactaaatccgatcgaatctgaatctaatcacATATTTATCTATGTCCGAATTTAATCGGATGGTGTTTCTTGAATTTGAAGtcgatattttttttaattggatattaactttttttctatcagattttttttcagaatgatCAGACACCATAATGCTTCGATGTAAAGGTTGCATTTAGAAAGTAggttgtaaagaaaaaaaatgaaaatattaaatgGTAGTCAGCATCTCTGAATTGTAGTTGTAGCCAAGGCAAGTTGGATTTCGAATTTTCGAGCTGCTAGTTTGAGATCCAGTATCCACACCTAATTTTCGCGATACCAACAACTACGGGAAGGACCAAACCTGGTTAGATCCGGCCGACCATTCATTTGTTGGCTCGATCTTTAGCTTTCGAAAACCTGCAAATGAAAAAGTGGTGAAATTCGGAAAACGGTTGCGGAAAATTccagagaaggagaagaaatcaCTGCAAATTACTTTGTCTAATGGCAGTGTTCATATTCATCAAATCGTCTCATCTATTCCTAAAATCTGTCCGTCTTGAAATCTGTTGGTCCCCAGAGAGTTCATATTTTACAGCAAtaaagaagatgaaagagaTTCTTCGGGATGGTGGAAAATTTTCAGGCGTAGGAAACGCCAAGAGAAGCGTTGAAGCAGAATCTCTCTGACACCGTCTTCCTCACTCTGGAGTCGTTCTCCTCCGGTATGGATAGAAGAGTTCCGTTTTGGGGACGTGGCTGCTCCCGGCGCATCGGGAGCGCCCGCCTAACGTCACCGCCGGCGTCTCTTCTCTCCGCGGTGGGTCTTGTCCTGAAGATCAGTTGGAGCAGCTTGCTGAAGTGCCGAAGGACCGTCTGCCGCCGCTGGCCCTTCCTGAGCGGTGCTGGTGCCGAAGTTGGTGGCAGAGACGTCGACGCGAAGTGGGGCATGGAGTTTGACCTGCAGGAAACGGAGGAGGTAATGGCGGAGTCGAGATGACGTTTGAAAGATCTGAGCTCGAAGGAGTCGTAGAGGCAACTGTCGCAGTCCCAGACCAGCTTGCTCCTTCCCAAAtgctcttcctccttctccttgCCTTTCATGGCGGTGGCATCTTCCAAGAAAGAAACTTTCCTTACCCCCATTTCTGCCTGCTCTTCCTCCAAtctctccccctcccctcctttttttatatgcatgaaatCCGTGTTCTCCGTCTCCCTTGCTTCTCACTGTCAACTACACACACGCAAAGTGCCTGAAGTCGATGTAAAAGTCAGAATGGCACCCGAGAAAGGGAAGGAGATAGAAAAAGATACACGACAGAGAGAACCCCGTGCTGGGAAATGGCGCATTTATCTCTGGAATCAGAATTCTCAAGTCTtgaacagaaagaaagaaaaaataaaaactaaaactCAACAGGAGCGCACATGGAGACCTCGTGCTTAGTTTGGCTTTCAATTCAAGTATAAAGAGTGAGTAGTTTTCCGTAGCTTCACGCTTAGATTGGTGGAATTGGAACAGGGCAGGATCGTTGACGAACAAGCAATTCCAAATCCCAAAGCCAAAAAAGTAGAACACTtttaatatctttctttgtctctcCATTGCTGCATATATTGCTGTAGATGGTTGATCTGAGTTTTAAAACCGGCGACTTTCAACCAAGAGACTTTGATAATTAGACGTCGATCTTGGCGGATATGATTTGGAAGTGGTCTAAAGAATCCCAttttatcaattaaaaaaaaacacgaacaAAAAGTAGTTGGGGTTAGACTTCAACAGTGGATTCGCCAAAGTGGACTCTATAATCGAGACCATTTTCTTGGACTCCCACAtgttccttcttcattttttattttcaagaagcTACCTTCGTTTTACTACTTGTTTGTTTCTGAGTAATTGTGCAATCTTTAtgtaatctttctctctctctctctcaatttgttGGAGGGGCACCATCATATTACTAGTTCAATAGTAATACGCAATCGAGTTACAGATATAAGCAGGGTGGTTCAAAGATTAAGGCGGCTTTGAATTAGGTGGAGTTAACATGGCCCCTACTCAGGGGtggatcaaattcaaaattagaAGCTGCACAACTTCGTTAAAtgaggaaaacataaataaaatggTTGCCTGCTGTCTTCTTTTCTGCATCGAGAAACTTGGTGTGATGAACCTGAACGAGATTATGTGGTAGTAACCGCTTCTGTCTCCAATTAAATCACTTTCATCTACAAtcaataaggaaaaaaaaaagaaggaaaaggtgaACAATAAGTCAAGGCCTAATCGGCTGGCCACCAAGTTGGCACCTTCCAGGAAGCATGTTATATTGAGAAAACCAGCAGGAAGCGGACAGATGAAAGGCTGCATCTCACCAACCTTCATTTAAATAACACTCCTTTCCCACGGGCATCACTTGATTTTCTGCAACTTTCCACTCCCCACTACTCACGGCGTTATTATCGAACCTTCCTTACAATTTTGCATGTGACAGAGAGACATTCTCACTCAAGTGTGTGAGACCAAGTGGTCTCTTCACCCGAATCCCGAGCATGAGGAGAATTGCTCACCAGTCGAAGCATTACCATCGAATTCATGCTACCGCTGCAGAACAGGTGATGAGAAGCCAACGGTGatcagttgaagaagaagaaggcgacCCGTGAGCTTTCTCGTATAGTTGCTTGCTGAAAGCATGAGATTGGGAATTAATGCCTTTGATGCAATTTATTCTCAGCCAACAACCGGACATGACTAATTTGGTTCAAGAATCAAAGGAGACTAAGAGAACATAATCAACATGTTTGGATGTGATCTTCAAAGTCCCTGTAGTACTCTGGGTAGGGGTTTGACCTTTAACCAGGCGGTGGGTCTCCCTGAAAGGCCAAGAAAAGTGCAAAGTCAGTTTCAGTAACTCCATTCGTAGGTCAATTATCCCGGTTtggaataattttatttatgtacatattaaaatattttgtttgcCTATCTTTCACTGAAAACTCTGTTCTCGAGCTTTTGAAATGCTTTTAATGTTCGTCTGTACTACTTAGATACTTACGTATCTAAACATATCCCAATGCATCCAATTATTGATTCGCCACAGCACCTGTTTGAAGTCTGAACCTGATCCGTTCCCACCAGAGTTACCGGGTGGACATCTGTATCTTTGCGTGCACGAAACATGCAATGTTCATATTCCAATCTCATTTCATTAGGGTCTCAACCATATTAGATCTGGAAAATATACAGTTGTCACCATGTTCAACTAATCAAAGATTGCTAAGTCCGACTCACTGTTTCCTCATAGTTCCGATGATGTTCACATTGATTGGATTTAGAAGCAGAACCAGATGGGATCTAAAATATTGGATAAGAAAATCGCACACAAAGTCGTAACTTCCATTCTTTTAATGTTCATCTCAAACCCAACTACATGAATCAAAGATCAGATGATATGCAGATCATTAACATCCACAAGTGCCATGCTTTCGTCTGCGAGGTCGCCCATTTTCCTGTGGCCGATCCCATCTACCTGATCCGTTTTAAGATAAACGTGCTTCTGGTTATGTCTCCTTGGCGAGACAAGCGAACGTAGAACTATTCTAATATTTTTGACGTTTCTAGCTGGAACAGAACTTTCAATATTTAACCTCATAAAATATTCTTATAACCGAAGAGTTATCCATCAATAATATGCAGGATTCGGCAATAAGATGGTTCGTAAACACAAAGCTCATCCTCCCTTAAGCAATAACGGAGAGAAACGGGCACCTGGAATCAGATTAAGATCGATCTTATATAGTATTTAAAGTGCACTACTAATCAAACATTGGTTGGTAAATATAAAATCTCTAATTCTGATTTTTATTTGCAATACCTTGAATGTAGAGCCACCCGACAGAATTCAGAATAATAGACAATGAAGACATACATATACCAACACTTTATTTCACAAAGACTACTCTTGGCATTCACATATATTGAGACTCATATCAGAATGTATAGTTTCACACAAATGTGCAGTAGGAGAGATGACAGTAGTTCCGTTGGTTAAcctttaaaaaaacaaaaaacaaaagtcaGGCATAACATAATTCATACAACGTTCCGCACACTGTATACACATATCCAGTAATGCACATCAGAATAAGAATGAGATCATGCCCAAGCTCCCacaaggaaaaaagggaaacaagagAAACTTACATCCAAAATACATTGATGGAAGTTGCACCAGAATTGAATGAAAGGACAAATTAAAGTTGTGCgagaaaaccaataaaaaattgcaaaaatacaACACAAGTATCAGATCATAAGCTCAAGAATTACCAACTCACAAGGTTTTAAATCCAACATTGTGGATACACAATGACAACTCACAGAAACCAAATCGAGAAGCATATAGTCACTATACACCATTCATCAGTCACCATAACCGAAGTTGCTAAAAAAGCATGATCAACATATAAAAGTCGTTCACTCCTGCATGGAACAAACACATAACTCCACTTAAGTAGAGGCCGGTTCGAGTCCAAATAGTACTGACCTGGGACCAGATACCTTGAATCCATGAGATTTTATGGCTGACCCAGCTCAAATATGGATAAAATAATGAGATACAAGTCCGAGTTATGCTGACCTCTTAACAGGAGTTGTTCGATGCATGAGCTAACAATGCCTCTCCATCTTTCCAAGTCAAATTACAGCAAAAGAAACCCTTTTGAATCTTAAAGGAAAACCAATAAAATATTTCCCAAAGACAACGCCAGTATGAGATCATAAGCTCAAGAATTACCAGCTCACAAGGTTTTAAATCCAGCATCGTGTACACTGAAGGACAACTCACAGAAACGAATACAGTCACTATACACCATTCATCAGTCACCAGGACTGAAGGTTGCAAAAAAGCTGGATCAACATATAAAAGTCATTCACTCCTGCATGGAACAAACACATAATTTCACATAAGTAGAGGCTGGTTCACGTCCAACAGGTACTGACCTGGGCCCGCTTACCTTCAAACCATGAGATTTTATAGCTGACCCAGCTCAAATATGGATAACGTGCTCAGATAACCTCCCAACAGGAGTGTTTGGATGCATGAGCTAAAAATGCCTCTTCATGTTACCAAGTCAACTTACAGGATAAAAGAGCCTTTTGAATCATAAATACCACATGTTTCACATTATCTACTTCAGTTCTCAAGGACTGCCCAAAAACACTTCTCGAAAGTCACATGAGGAAAATTGAAGGTGACTATAAGTTATCATTTATTACTGCCATACAACTGAAGCTAAGTTGTGGCTCGATTCTAACTCCTGAATATCATGAAGACCTCCAAAACACTAATTCAAATACTATCCATTGGTTGCTAAAGTTTCGTGATTCCTTCCATTAGTACCAGACCTTGGACAGCTAAAATCCTACAAATCAAACATCAAACAATTAATTAAAATCATGACTCTCACTTAGTTTTAATATGATTAGTTTATACATTTCACAAAAACTTCTCATTATATTTGCTCATTGAGTGGTCAATATAATCCTAAAGCATGTGTTTGGGATACAAAGGAAGTAAAATTCTGCACCAATTCCTGTAATTCAACCACTGGTTGCAACAGGAAGTTCTAAAAATCATGGGACTTTCAAGTTCCAATCTTCTAATCACTCGCACCTTAATAATGATTGACACACTGTCCAGCTTTTGTTCTAAATCttccatataaaaaataatgtatctaaaaaattggaaaaagaaaaaggtgatacAAACATCAGTACGAATTGAGTTATCTCATTAACAACAAGCATAATGCCTTTTCAGCCACAAGGATTCTGGAACACTGGCCAAGGTAAAGAAGGAAactaaaaatcaagaaacagGACTAAATTATTCAACCAAATAGGCGAAAGGAATTAGTACAGTCTCCTAATACCACCTATTATGTGCAGAACACATGTAAAAACATCTTTACAGCCATATTAATTGTTTGACTAAAAAAGTTGAACCATCCATAGAAGCTAAAACATTCGCAATCAACCTCATTGCTTTGATAACAGGATGTTTCTCAAGATACACAAACGAGATCTCCCATAATATCAATCTTTTTACCTAAACAATAATTCATGAAAGCAGAAATCTCTGTCTGTATATGGCAGGACACGTGGACAGGAAAAGAGGGAAGAGAAACCAAACTTATTTGTGATTGATATGGCTTTCTCTAATGACAAAACTGCTGGGTGAAACCCATCATCGAGTAAACTAATTAGTTGACACGAAAATTAGTTAGttaatgtagttttttttttaaaaaaaaaagaaatgttgcaatcctttttcaataattttgaatttttcatcaGTTCATTGCGAAAGCTCTTGCAAGTTACTTAACCACATTGTATTGGTTTATAATCTATATATGACTATACAAAATCCTGCATGGTATACAAATAAAACTCAAGTTACTCTTCAACGAACATGACCCAATTGGTAGGAACTATCGTGCACAGTATCCCCCTATGCCCTCTCATCCAAGAACTAAATCTGCTGCAACCATTAAGATCTACCCACTACACTTTTCAGTTAATCTAAAATGTACAATTAGCTTCGTGCACATGAGGGCCATTAGCTTTtgtacacgcacacacacaaaatagAATGTTGTACAGCCATGTTCCAAAGTTCCCAAGCTTCTATATGCTAAAAGCTCCACGCAAGATGTCCAAATGGAGCTTTTAGACCCTTCAGGATGAGCCACACACGCACGTCTTTCTCCATAtctcttttcccccttttttcagTCATTTTTTGACATGATATGAAAAGCAGTCATCTTTATGTTTTTTGATTGCCAAACTGGTGCTTCGGTCTCCTTGTCCGTCTTTAAAAGCAAGTTTTCAGCATTTTTACAGCTTAGAACAAAGATCCATGAATTTCAACATGATTCTTTGATTTTCTAACTCCACAGCAATTTGTGTTGTTCATCATCCCGTCTGATTTATTTTAGCGTTTGCACGTGAAAGGCTTCTTCTACTTACTATTCAGCTTGATTGAGTGTCAGAATTTGCATGATGTATACCAAATGGAAAAAATCTGACAACTTCCGGTTATAATCTTCACAGTATGATATCTTATCTTCATCCGTAAAATCTTTATCGGTATAAGCTGTGGACAAATTTTCAGGAATTAAGTTCTTCTAACTTGTACGAATGTGTACTCAGgaatttaatgaaaataaaaaggccATATTTTTCACCTAGATGTAGGTTCTCTGAGCCACCTTCTCTACGTATCTGctatctcatcttcattttcccTTCAAtcgttttatttattttccacgGACTCTTTGCAATTCTGCCGCTAACAAGAAAGGAACACTATTAACATTAACATCTTCTGGGAGTTTTTGTATGACCTCAACAATTGGAATCAGAAAGATGGTGTTAACaattaaagagaaaataaaagaaataaagcagCTACTTTTGCGAAGTATCTAAGGAAGATTGTTCAGATGGGTAGCGAAATCCACCCACCTGGGAAGAAAGAAGTCAGGAGCTTTCAGCAGAAGAGTGAGGAGAAGGGACCTCCGGGTTCTTGCCAAGGGCGTGGgcctcttcttctcttggtaGTTCCTCACGCCTCGAGGGCAAAGGGTTGGAGCCCTTGATGATCCATCCCAGGGCGAAGAAGGAGATGCCGGCGAGGATGGCCGTGCCCCAAGCGTGGGAATACCACTTGCTGTACTGTCGAATGGCAAACCTCCACTGGTCCCTGAGGGTTGCCGCGTCGGGATTCACGGCGTCGGGAGGGTTGGGATAACCGATTTTTCCGGGAAGGGCCTCTCCAACTGGAGCTGAtgatgacgacgacgacgatgaAGCCCCAGAACTGCCGGCAACCTTGTCCGGTGGTAGGGTCTGCCGTTTCTCAGTCATGgctcgctcgctctctctctctcgaatcTGGAACAGTCGGCCCTCTATCGAACCATTTGAGAGTCCGGACATTCTGGCGGTTCGGATTCACCGTTCACATCCAGTCTCATATCAAAAACTGAATCCAATATCCATTTCATCGGATTCGGCAAACAATATTTAGATATCCACTAGCATCAATAGTCAGATCCAAAACTTTTAGTTATTCGACATCTCTTTTTTAATATCTGAACTGAACCCGATTCTAACCATAAATAGAACAAATAAAAGATTATGAAAGCGTATGAGGAAGTAATTAGCTATTGGTATGCATTGGTGTGAGAACTTTCTAACATTAGTTAAAAAATATTGcacaattattttaaatatcaaTAACATAATAAGGtattcatatataaattaattaatcgTGTTTTAATATGATtagatatattaaaaaatactACATAATTATGTCATAATTTGCTCATTAAGCCTAAGTTATTAAACTAACTTGATCTTTGGTAGAGTAAATCGACTTCTTAGAATGCTGACTTTATGACTTCTAAACCTATCTCTCTCTTAATAAGCATTCAATACTAAAagcatatatagttttccattATCATAAAGAACTTGAAAATCAACCATCAACTACGCATATTTGATTAACTATATATACTAATTGCATATCTCATAAAATGCTTCATAACTCGACACTAACTTACATCCCCAAATCGTAACTCGTCAGGTGATCAACTTGGTGACTTGGGCTATGTTTTATTGAATATTGCTCTTTAAAGAAGTCGCTTTTGGTGTAAAATCTACAACattgatattttaaaagttttggtTTACTTAAGTGTTTGAACGGACCTATAATACATTGTTCAACTCAAGTGTCGTGTTTGCTACATTTTACAGGCCACAGAAATAACACTTCAAAACGTGACAGCAGATTTAAATGTCCGATCCCTTAAATATATACTGTGTCAATTGCCACCCGGTTGTACGCTAGGAGTTCCATTTTTACCATTTACATTTCTCACTGTAACATTTGTACAACATTTGAAGGGAAATAAACGGACGGAGCTTTCAAGCGTCACTATTTTAGCATATTCCAAAACAACCCCCacttttcaatcattttcataAAGGAGCCTtccgtttttttcatttaaccgTGACAAACCTATATCAGtcaacaaaatttcaaagatCATCATGTCGATACTAAAGAGGGTCACGCGTCCTTCCAAGGTCGATTTCAAATAGAAAGGAAAACGTAATTGTGGTTTTGAAACGAAATAAGGAACACATTAAGTTGGATGTTCTCAAACGAAAAACCAACGATAAAacatttatttagaaaaaaaaaaaggaggttcTCGTTGCCGTTGTAGATTAAATATATGACTGCGATCTTTGTAACAAACTCATGTTAAAGCAAGTAGATTTGTTGATAACATATTCAGCGGTTCCTATGTTCGTGCTTCAGAAGAAATTGGATGTTCAGGAAAGAAGCTAAATCTGAAATCTCAATCGGGTCTTGCTTCTGCCATATCTTTTCTCTATAAGAGCTGATGTTCTTCATGGCGCCTTAAAAAAACAGACGGAAAGATATTTCCTATCTCATGCCAACACGCAATAAGATCATTTCTTCTGAAGCAAATCTCTTTATTTCATGTAACCGAACAAAAGGAAACGTCAGTGGGAATCCAATACGGAAGCTTTCACCATTTCCAATTTAATGGCGTTCTACATTGAGAGATCTCCTATGAGCACCACCACACTGCGTGGCGTCCCCATTTGGTAAGACCCATTTTGCGACGGTATCTTTCGTCGTTTCGCTCCGCTTATCGGCTGCGGGGTCGCCTCGCTGACCGTCTCCCACGCGTTCCCACCCGATCAAAGAAGTAGCTCGTTCTCCGGCGCCCTTTCCGACGATTTTATCCTCATCTCTTCCCACTCGCGGCTGCTTCAAGTTCAAGGAGTCAACCACAAGTTTGAGGAATGTTGTAATGCATGCGTGAAGTGTGTAAAGTCTTTCTCTCTGTAGAATAACCCGCTCTCTCCAGCTATATATGCTGTCAAAACCGTCCACTGGAACGACCACAATCACCATGGGAACGGTCGAACCTCACGGGTTCTCCCCCGGCCGCCGGGACGCAGATGCCGGAGCCATGTTCGTGCTCGAATCGAAAGGTGATTTTGCTCTTTCCTGTTATCAGTTTCTTCCTTTGATTGGATGCTTTGGCTCTGTTTTGCGGTCAGAAAAACGGATCATGCTGTTATGCCAGTGGTCGTCTCTTCAAATGGAAGGTTTAGTCTTTTCGATTTTTTTGGCTGAAGTAGTGGGTATTCGCTTAATTTGCCATATTTTACGGGCAAATATGAAAACCAGTTTCATGGGCACCTTAATTCAACCAGTTCTTGCCAATTACAAACACGTCTATCCAATGTTAAGTAGCTGAAAATTTctgcaaaacagaaaaacaaaaacttttatAGATGTTTTCGTATGTTGTATTTTTCCAGTTTTCATAGAACAAGGAAATTCGAAACGTTGGAATAATCGGCCCCTCTCGTGACCGCCACATTCCGTCATCAAAAtggaattttcttcttgtttgcatCGATGGCCTCCAGATTCTcgctttctttccttcttctttcttttaaaacgTCCAAGAAGTTGGGGATTCTTGTGCCATGTTAACGATCGGTGCCCTCTTTAATCTGCAAATTCTGACAGTATCATCTTTTCATCTTCGGGTCTTCTTGGGCATTGTTTTTTCCATAGGGAAATGGTGGCACGCCGGCTTTCACCTAACCACAGCAATCGTTGGGCCGACGATCTTGACGCTGCCATATGCTTTCCGGGGGATGGGATGGGCGGTGGGCATCGTGTCGCTGACCGCGACGGCGATGGTGACGTTCTACTCCTACTACCTCATGTCCAAGGTGCTCGACCACTGCGAGAAGGAGGGCCGCCGGCACATCAGATTCCGGGAGCTCGCCGCCGACGTTCTAGGCAAGATGGCTTCTCCTTTCTTCATATTCTTCGTCATCCTCTGTTTTTCACTGGTCGCCGTATCGATATCGTTGTCCGTCTTCCATCATCTAATTCATCTCGACTTCGACTGATACGTTAACAAAATAACAACCAAACTTGTGCCCCATTTATGTCTTGAAATGGGAATGTTCAGGCGGATGAAACTTGCTTCACGAAATCCAGAAACCTGCAAAACTATTATTCTGAAAATATCAAGCACTTTCGACACAGATCTTGGACTTTGGGAGAGAAGAAGTTTCATTTAGTTATTGAACTTTGGACTTACTTCGGCTAGAGGACTTCTAAGACAAACCTGTCCACACAAGCAAGAACTTTATAGCAATTTGGCTTGGCCTTTTCTTGTTCACATCGACTCCATTTCTCCCTTCATTTGCTCTTGTCGCTCTCAATTTGATCAAGAAATCAGATGGGACCGAAATTCAAAGGCCTCTCGTTCTTGAGCGAGCAGACTTGAAAAATTCTCTGTGAGGACCGAATTTACCG
Coding sequences:
- the LOC116246774 gene encoding uncharacterized protein LOC116246774, whose translation is MTEKRQTLPPDKVAGSSGASSSSSSSSAPVGEALPGKIGYPNPPDAVNPDAATLRDQWRFAIRQYSKWYSHAWGTAILAGISFFALGWIIKGSNPLPSRREELPREEEAHALGKNPEVPSPHSSAETRETENTDFMHIKKGGEGERLEEEQAEMGVRKVSFLEDATAMKGKEKEEEHLGRSKLVWDCDSCLYDSFELRSFKRHLDSAITSSVSCRSNSMPHFASTSLPPTSAPAPLRKGQRRQTVLRHFSKLLQLIFRTRPTAERRDAGGDVRRALPMRREQPRPQNGTLLSIPEENDSRVRKTVSERFCFNASLGVSYA